One region of Xyrauchen texanus isolate HMW12.3.18 chromosome 11, RBS_HiC_50CHRs, whole genome shotgun sequence genomic DNA includes:
- the LOC127651279 gene encoding G protein-regulated inducer of neurite outgrowth 3-like, with translation MENVPNPKRTVTVQMMQQLASIDALGNKELNGNWDIEPKLSLNQDCSSAQKAKSDQEHMHLTPSVKDSKSHTKEEKNIASHGCEDLRQPQNSHTNPKTSGQCTKSTEYQINNCRSNSNSESLTVLSAKSPSSSPSSTVTQSIDKEKNGNGTTKALEKMTKPQSLTSETGAIKWTVQNQKPSQASPPNHSNSAGASLEKDLSPSTNNTNKDISLISESKDSSCTTSIAQESTISSSQLEQLQVGSTTNAPINNCSRVTDEVHSFQPAHNDEKPLTIIQRAQPHEIMHTPVKEDNCVIDCMKKDSTPPGTSQETPSGHLLVSSRSNAMIPDNSSHSFHTEVTSMQGAALEEQKQVHCKLYREASTMTSAVEFSNQPSMQRHDVEVQAVALVCSQSTATSPSLLPLQPHQRSIGLLPEETESLGVVFGVETTDRPSGATSKIHTNTPTVVSSSTILLEKPTQSGTVMVHVDADLQQEVKLGATPGSCLPNAQRGFSPLHPVYQINIETCNQNKYCKEARCSLQSQGSPALSGTGPQNSASVQDKTSDHASQNLPEELAKPPASKSVLSQSEFHPQAAISSEKPPSDITMATPPTSSSTPQSKKQQGASKLKPEKEEQDDEKAAKETKKSMHDVIWDEQGMTWEVYGASVDPESLGFAIQSHLQCKIIEHEKKVMVQTALRKSVALPPGKKNKRRQVNINFRSMFQNIRRPNCCGRPSVLE, from the coding sequence ATGGAAAATGTTCCCAATCCCAAAAGGACTGTTACTGTCCAGATGATGCAACAGCTTGCCAGTATAGATGCCCTGGGCAATAAGGAGTTAAATGGTAACTGGGACATTGAACCAAAGTTAAGCTTAAATCAAGATTGCTCTTCTGCGCAAAAAGCTAAATCAGATCAGGAACATATGCACCTTACGCCCTCTGTCAAAGATTCAAAATCCCACACcaaggaagaaaaaaacattgcatCCCATGGCTGTGAAGATCTCAGGCAACCTCAAAATAGTCACACAAACCCAAAGACATCAGGTCAGTGCACCAAGAGCACTGAATATCAAATTAATAATTGCAGATCTAATTCAAATTCAGAATCATTAACTGTCCTTTCCGCTAAAAGCCCGTCATCCAGCCCGTCATCTACAGTTACTCAGAGCATTGACAAGGAGAAAAATGGAAATGGCACAACAAAGGCTCTAGAAAAAATGACCAAACCACAGAGCCTAACATCAGAAACTGGTGCAATCAAATGGACAGTGCAGAATCAAAAGCCAAGCCAGGCTAGTCCCCCAAACCACTCAAACTCTGCTGGGGCTTCTCTTGAAAAGGATTTATCTCCCAGCACCAACAACACAAACAAGGACATATCACTTATATCTGAATCAAAAGATTCAAGTTGCACCACCAGCATAGCCCAAGAATCAACCATCAGCAGTTCCCAGTTAGAGCAGCTCCAAGTGGGATCAACTACCAATGCTCCAATAAACAATTGTTCCAGAGTTACAGATGAGGTTCATTCATTTCAACCAGCACACAATGACGAGAAACCTCTGACAATTATTCAGAGAGCCCAACCTCATGAGATAATGCATACGCCTGTAAAAGAGGACAATTGTGTCATTGATTGCATGAAGAAGGATTCCACACCACCAGGAACATCTCAAGAGACTCCCTCTGGGCACCTACTGGTATCTTCGAGAAGCAATGCCATGATCCCTGATAACTCAAGCCACTCGTTCCACACGGAAGTGACTTCAATGCAGGGAGCTGCTCTTGAAGAGCAGAAGCAAGTCCATTGCAAACTCTACCGTGAGGCATCTACCATGACTTCTGCCGTTGAGTTCAGCAACCAGCCAAGCATGCAACGGCATGATGTAGAAGTGCAGGCAGTGGCTTTGGTTTGCAGTCAGTCTACAGCCACTAGCCCTAGTCTTTTGCCTCTACAGCCCCATCAGAGATCAATTGGTCTACTTCCTGAGGAAACTGAAAGTTTAGGAGTGGTCTTTGGGGTAGAGACAACAGACCGACCATCAGGTGCCACCTCAAAGATCCATACGAACACCCCAACTGTTGTTTCTTCCAGTACGATCCTTCTCGAGAAGCCCACACAATCAGGTACAGTGATGGTACATGTAGATGCTGATCTGCAGCAGGAAGTAAAGCTTGGAGCCACGCCTGGGTCTTGTCTTCCTAATGCTCAAAGAGGATTTTCACCTCTTCACCCAGTCTATCAAATTAACATAGAGACCTGCAACCAAAATAAATATTGCAAAGAAGCAAGATGCAGCCTTCAGAGCCAAGGCTCACCTGCACTCTCAGGAACTGGTCCTCAAAATTCAGCCAGTGTGCAGGATAAAACATCTGATCACGCCAGCCAGAATCTTCCAGAGGAATTGGCCAAGCCTCCCGCTTCTAAATCCGTCCTCTCACAATCAGAGTTCCATCCACAGGCAGCTATTTCTTCAGAGAAACCTCCATCAGACATTACGATGGCCACTCCTCCAACGTCAAGCTCCACACCGCAGAGCAAGAAGCAGCAGGGAGCTTCCAAGTTGAAGCCAGAGAAAGAAGAACAGGACGATGAGAAGGCAGCCAAGGAAACAAAGAAAAGCATGCATGATGTCATATGGGATGAGCAAGGTATGACCTGGGAGGTATATGGAGCATCAGTAGATCCTGAGTCACTGGGTTTTGCCATTCAAAGTCACTTACAGTGCAAAATCATAGAGCACGAGAAGAAGGTCATGGTCCAAACAGCTCTAAGAAAATCTGTGGCTTTGCCACCCGGTAAGAAGAACAAGCGGAGGCAGGTTAACATCAACTTCAGGTCTATGTTCCAAAATATCCGTCGACCCAACTGTTGTGGGCGTCCATCAGTACTAGAGTAA
- the zgc:154142 gene encoding LOW QUALITY PROTEIN: cubilin (The sequence of the model RefSeq protein was modified relative to this genomic sequence to represent the inferred CDS: inserted 6 bases in 5 codons; substituted 1 base at 1 genomic stop codon), translating to MKSKKGLTTLEKSLIFLFVALTAVCIGIVVVYVIENKIKKVEDVIDKGCGNLQELMAFSGEFSSGNYPSSYNNGMSCSWHISVEANKVIHLWFEDFSLEDSSTCEADFVTLKDEVGTIGKYCGFSMPKPMASLGNSMFVYFDTNDRHAEKGFKALYRSVAPETTSEIVGAGGVLQGDRGELLTPGFPAQNYENGALYKWRIQVPDGEKVRLTFTSFDLVPDSCGDFVDIYDGAIVHFCGNKAPAPLVSTDSTMLVRFKSESSLTAKGFNXTTTPTTTNRPNTTTPVQTSTLAPADSGCGSPGKLXGRKGQINSKNYPEAYPANLLCSWDITVDEGFLINLQVTDLAIVGETGQCGDDKLTVSDSQQSLGTDCGFVLAPALVSVSNTMSLSFQSDARLADRGFSAKWEAVYPEDLADIQGCGGFSQEETGVIKSQNWPMNYPANSMCLWTVLSAKGKTIKLTFTDFDVEEAGIXDNVFVYDGTPPGAKKHGEEMQGSILWLYTDFFTEAKGFRAHWTTDASLPIPTEPPVPPNPWDDIKIGWPESCGEPMIPPAVNTRIVNGEPAVAQSWPWQVSMQNTQETFSHTNGYLGPLGPYTMYADELQRWKMCLGKHNLIFSKPNEQCFNVLGIYPHEGFQYPTVPSVEFDIALVRLDGDVIPTDYINFACLPSVEEVLPGGKTCYXWGDETGNSTAHKVAETLNQVSLPVVPYDTCKRMDYWWFQVKTSMICCGYTLTDELKSVCQGDSGGPLVXQDSPSSPWEVHGITSFGPIGCVVDKKPSVFTRFSAYLPWIENIIRKDIVYLTSSGCGGLKDLVGTEGVLASMNYPDSYSNRVYCQWNIRVPTGKNIHLHFNNFSLEETTLCLNDKXDTVGTLGTHCSTSPPKDLVTAGDTMTASFSSNDKVVDSGFSAIWRAIDPADLESSGASWEVHGVVSFGPMGCIVDIKPSVFTRVSAFNHWIEDNVAHYIYENTPR from the exons ATGAAGTCCAAAAAAGGCTTGACCACGCTAGAGAAGAGCTTGATCTTTCTATTTGTAGCCCTGACTGCAGTCTGCATTGGAATTGTTGTGGTCTATGTCATTGAGAATAAAATCAAGAAGGTGG AGGATGTGATCGATAAGGGATGTGGAAATTTGCAGGAGCTGATGGCTTTCTCCGGGGAATTCTCCAGTGGGAATTACCCCAGCAGCTACAACAATGGCATGAGCTGCAGTTGGCACATCTCAGTAGAAGCCAATAAA GTCATACATCTGTGGTTTGAAGACTTCTCATTGGAGGACTCCAGTACATGTGAGGCAGACTTTGTCACTCTTAAGGATGAAGTTGGCACCATTG GGAAATACTGTGGCTTTTCCATGCCTAAACCCATGGCGTCTTTAGGAAACAGCATGTTTGTGTACTTTGACACAAATGACAGACACGCAGAGAAAGGATTCAAAGCACTGTACCGTTCCGTGGCCCCTGAGACGACTTCAG AAATAGTTGGAGCTGGTGGTGTTCTTCAAGGTGACCGAGGGGAGCTGTTGACCCCTGGCTTTCCTGCACAGAACTATGAGAATGGAGCGCTCTACAAG TGGAGGATACAGGTACCTGATGGGGAAAAGGTCCGGCTAACGTTCACATCCTTTGACCTTGTCCCGGACTCATGTGGTGACTTTGTGGACATCTATGATGGTGCTATAGTTCATTTCTGTGGAAACAAGGCCCCAGCTCCATTGGTATCTACTGACAGTACTATGCTGGTTCGTTTCAAGTCTGAATCGAGCCTGACTGCTAAAGGCTTCAA TACAACCACCCCAACAACAACGAATCGACCAAACACCACCACGCCTGTTCAGACTTCCACACTTGCCCCAGCAG ACTCCGGCTGTGGATCCCCTGGGAAGC TTGGACGTAAAGGTCAGATCAACTCCAAGAACTATCCTGAGGCTTATCCTGCCAACCTGCTCTGCTCCTGGGACATCACTGTGGATGAGGGCTTTCTCATCAATTTGCAAGTCACTGATTTAGCCATCGTGGGAGAAACAGGCCAATGCGGAGATGATAAACTCACAGTCTCCGATAGTCAGCAGTCACTGG GCACAGACTGTGGGTTTGTTCTTGCCCCTGCTCTAGTCAGTGTCAGTAACACTATGTCACTGAGTTTCCAGTCAGATGCTCGGCTGGCCGACCGTGGCTTCTCTGCCAAATGGGAAGCTGTGTATCCAGAGGACCTTGCTG ATATTCAGGGATGTGGAGGTTTCTCGCAGGAGGAGACAGGTGTCATCAAGTCTCAAAACTGGCCCATGAACTACCCTGCTAACAGCATGTGTCTGTGGACTGTACTCAGTGCCAAGGGCAAGACCATTAAATTGACGTTTACTGATTTTGATGTGGAAGAGGCAGGTA CTGACAACGTGTTCGTCTATGACGGAACACCGCCAGGAGCGAAAAAACACGGTGAGGAAATGCAAGG GTCCATTCTGTGGCTCTATACTGACTTTTTCACGGAGGCCAAAGGTTTCCGTGCACACTGGACTACTGATGCTTCCCTGCCTATCCCCACAGAACCACCAGTACCGCCAAACCCATGGGACGACATCAAGAT AGGCTGGCCTGAGAGCTGTGGGGAGCCTATGATCCCCCCAGCTGTCAACACTCGCATTGTGAATGGAGAGCCTGCCGTAGCTCAATCCTGGCCATGGCAGGTGTCCATGCAG aacacgcaggagaccttcagccacACCAATGGATACCTTGGGCCTTTGGGCCCTTACACAAT GTATGCAGATGAGCTGCAGCGTTGGAAGATGTGTCTAGGCAAACACAACCTGATCTTCTCCAAGCCCAATGAGCAGTGCTTTAACGTGCTGGGCATCTATCCGCATGAGGGCTTCCAGTACCCAACTGTACCTTCAGTGGAGTTTGACATTGCTCTGGTGCGCCTGGATGGAGATGTCATACCCACTGACTACATCAATTTTGCCTGTCTGCCTTCAGTAGAGGAAGTCCTGCCCGGAGGCAAAACGTGCT GCTGGGGAGATGAAACAG GCAACTCCACAGCTCATAAAGTGGCTGAGACATTGAACCAGGTGTCTCTACCTGTAGTACCATATGACACCTGTAAGCGCATGGACTACTGGTGGTTCCAGGTCAAAACCTCTATGATCTGCTGTGGCTACACTTTAACTGACGAGCTTAAGTCTGTGTGTCAG GGCGACTCAGGTGGGCCCCTGGTATGACAAGACAGTCCCTCATCCCCCTGGGAGGTGCACGGCATCACTAGCTTCGGTCCCATTGGCTGTGTCGTGGACAAGAAGCCCAGCGTCTTCACCCGGTTCTCGGCCTACCTGCCCTGGATTGAGAACATCATTCGCAAAGACATTGTTTACCTCACCA GTTCTGGTTGTGGGGGCCTGAAGGACCTGGTTGGCACTGAGGGTGTGCTGGCATCTATGAACTATCCAGACAGTTACAGTAACAGAGTGTACTGCCAATGGAATATCCGTGTGCCCACAGGGAAAAACATCCATCTTCACTTCAACAACTTCTCCCTGGAGGAGACCACACTGTGCCTCAATGACA GCGATACCGTTGGCACTCTAG GTACACACTGCAGCACTTCTCCACCGAAAGATCTGGTCACAGCTGGAGACACAATGACTGCCAGTTTCTCCTCCAATGACAAAGTTGTGGACTCCGGGTTCAGTGCGATATGGAGAGCCATAGATCCTGCTGACTTAGAGA